CCTGCCGTGGAGTTGAATGCTGAAGTAAAAGATAAGTTATTTTCGTTTTCGCCCTCTTTGAAAGGACAAACTTTTTGGGTGAATGGGAACACCATCCGTTTTATGCCCGATGCGGGAGAGTTGGAGCCGGGAAAGGAATACCATATTGGCTTCCTTTTGGGAAAAGTGTTGGACGTGGAGGAGAAATTCCGACAATTTAACTTCTCCATCCGTGTAAATGAGCAAAGTTTTACTGCCGACCTGCTTCCCTTTTCACCGATGAGTATGTCCGACCTGACATGGAACAGGGTAGAAGTGACGATGAATCTGTCCAATCCTGTTTCGTCGGACGACGTTACCAGAATGTTCGATGTGAAAGGAGCGAAACAGAGCCATATACAGGTAAAGCCTGCTGGTGCCACTGCGTTTCACGTTTCGATAGATAGCCTGCAGCGGACGGATAAGCCGCAGCAATATGCGCTGACCATTGACGGGAAAGCAATTAATTCAAAGAAGAAGGTTGAATATACGATCGATATCCCCGCATTTTCGAAGGATCATTTTGAAGTGACGGATGTGCGTATGATGCAGGTTGCCGATCCTCATATCCGGCTGACTTTCAGTGATCCGGTTTCACAGACGCAGGATCTGGAAGGATTGATCGTACCCTCCGGTGTGAAGAATTTCACTTACCGTATCGACAAGAATGTGATCAAGATATATCCTGAAACCCTGCCGAAAGGACAGATGGAACTGCAGATCTATGAGGGTATTAAAAATAACTCCGGATTGAACCTTGACAAGAGTTATCTTTATCAATTGCAAGTGGACGATGATAAACCGCAGATAAAATTCGAAAAGAGTGGAAATATCCTGCCCGATGCAGAACAACTATTATTACCATTCAGCGCTGTAAACCTTTGGGCGGTAGATGTGCAAGTGGTGAAAATATACCGCAACAATCTCCTTTATTACCTGCAATCCTCTTCACTGAACAACAACCAGTCGGGTAGTGAGTTGCGTCGTTTCGGACGGTTGGTGATGAAGAAACGCATCCGTCTGGATAGGGATAAACAATTGGATCTTTCAAAATGGAACAATTTCACCATCGATCTTTCCCAGATGATCGGGAAAGATCCCGGTGCTCTCTATATGGTACAGCTCTCCATGCGGTCCGATTATTCGCTCTATCCCTGCGAAGGGATAAGGCCACAGTCTCCCGATGAAGCGATCATGAAACGTTTTTCCGATGACCAGCTATCTGAAGAGGATGAAGCGGTGTGGGATGAACCATACCCTTATTATTATGAACCGATCGACTGGAGCGGATATAAATGGGAAGAGCGGGATGATCCTTGTAAGCCGACCTATTATATGCTTCAGGATCGCAGGATCCAAACAATGGTCATGGCATCCAATGTGGGAATCATTGCCAAAGCAGGGCAGGGGCATATCATGAGTGTGGCTGTGACTGATATACTCTCCACCGAGCCTCTCTCCGGAGCCGAAGTGACTATATACAACTATCAGATGCAGGTCATGGGTTCGGGTAAGACCGACCGCAAAGGCTTTGCTGAGATCGATTATAAGAAAGGGCGCCCGTTTGTCGTGACGGTAGCCAAAGGTAATGATACCGGCTATCTGGAAGTGGCAGACCAGGCGTCGTTATCGCTCAGCCGGTTCGATGTAAGCGGAAAAGAGATACAAAAAGGACTGAAAGGGTATGTCTATACCGAACGCGGCGTATGGCGCCCCGGTGATACCATCTTCGTATCGTTTATCCTTGAAGACAGAGAGAAAAAATTACCGGAAGGACACCCCGTGACCCTTGAGGTCTATACTCCCCGGGGGCAATTTTACCAAAGGCAGGTGAAGAGCGACGGCCTGAACGGGTTCTACACTTTCACCGTGCCGACAGATCCGGCTGCAGAGACCGGTGTCTGGCAGGGACAGGTAAAAGTGGGCGGTACCACTTTCCATAAGTCGCTTCGCATAGAAACCATCAAACCCAACCGGTTAAGGGTGCGTTTGGATACCGACTCCATTATTGATGCGTCAAATGGCGTTATCTCGGGTACACTTACATCACAATGGCTGCACGGCGCACCTGCTTCGAACCTGAAAGCAGATGTAGACCTGACGCTCTATGCATCTGATAACCCGTTCAAAGGATATGTCGGCTATTCGTTCAATAATCCGATAGTGAAATTCGAAACAAGTAAGACGAAAATATTCGAGGGAGTACTCAATGCTTCCGGTGTGGCGGGAGTCAATGCCAAAGTCCCTGTAGCCGAAAATGCACCGGGAATGTTGCGCGGGAATATCCTTTCACGCGTGTACGAAACCGGTGGGGATATGAGTTTTTATGCCCAGACGGTCTTTTATTCGCCTTATAAAAGGTATGTAGGGGTAAAAGCACCTGACTTGCGTCCCGGCCAGTTCCTGGAGACCGACAGCCCGGTCCCGTTCGATGTGGTTACGGTAGATGCTTATGGCAAGGCTGTTTCGGGAAATGTGGAATATACGGTTTATAAACTCAACTGGAGCTGGTGGTGGGACAGTACGCAGGAAGATCTGGGGTCTTACGTGAACAATACTGCCGCCAACATCGTGGCAAACGGAGATGTAACACTCACCAACGGAAAGGGTAAAATCGATTTTCAGGTGGATTATCCCGATTGGGGGCGCTACCTCCTTCTGGTGAAAGATAAAGAGGGTAAACATGCTACCGGGACGGTCTTTTATGTCGATTGGCCGTTATGGCGGGGACGCTCGGCCAAGAGTGACCCGGAAGGGCTGACCATGTTGGCATTCTCCACCGACAAACCGTCGTATGAAACCGGTGAGAAGGCAACGGTTATCATCCCGAAAAGTTCGGAAGGCCGCGTGCTCATCAGTATCGAAAACGGATCGGGAATCCTTCATCGGGAATGGGTGAAAACTTCCGGTGAGGAAGATACCAAATATGTGATAGAGGTCACTGAGAATATGGCGCCCAACTTCTATGTATTCGCCACCATGCTGCAACCACACGCGCAGACCGTGAACGACCTGCCTATCCGGATGTATGGTGTGGTGAATGTGGGTGTGGAGAACAAGAATAGTATTCTGGAGCCGGTTATCCGTATGCCGGATATGCTTAAACCTGAAAAAGAGTTTACCATCTCGGTATCGGAAAAAACAAAAAAACCGATGACCTATACCCTGGCTATTGTGGATGAAGGTTTGCTCGATCTGACCGCTTTCAAGACACCCAATGCGTGGAGCGAATTTTATGCGCGTGAAGCCCTTGGCGTACGAACATGGGATCTGTTCGACCGTGTACTGGGAGCAAATACCGGTATGATGGGACCGTTGTTGAGTATCGGCGGTGATGAAGCATTGAGACCGTCGCGTGACAATGTGAACCGCTTTAAGCCGGTGGTGAAATTTATCGGGCCATTTGAATTGAAAGGTGGTGAGACAAAATCGCATACGATCAGGCTTCCGCAATATATCGGGTCGGTACGGGTGATGGTGGTGGCCGGTGGAGACGGTGCCTATGGCAACGCCGAGAAAACCGTGGAAGTGAAAAACGACCTGATGACGCTTTCCACACTTCCACGCATCATGGGGCCGGACGAAGAAGTATGGCTCCCTGTCAATGTTTTTGCTATGGGGAATAGCGTGAAAAATGTGCAGGTTTCCATTCAGACAAAAGGTTTACTTAAACCAACGGACGGGACAACCAAAAACGTGTCGTTTGACAAGCCGGGCGATAAAATTGTTTTCTTCAAACTTGCATCCGGTAAGGAGACCGGAGCTGAACAGGTGGAAATTAAAGCTACCGGTAATGGTATGTCATTCTCGGAGACCATTGATATCGCAGTCCGTAACCCGAATCCGCCTACCGTTATCACACAGGCAAAACTGATCGATCCGGGAGAATCGGTCACACTCGATATTCAAACCGAGGGAGTGGAGCCTGATGATTGGGCTACCCTCGAACTCTCACGTCTGCCGAGTGTCAATTTCAGTCAGAATATGAATTATCTGCTTGAGTACCCTCACGGATGTACCGAACAGATCACTTCGCAGGCTTTCCCGTTGCTCTATATCGAGGAGTTCACGGTGCTGAGAGAGGATGAAAAGAAGCAGATGACTGCGAAAGTGAATGAGGTGATCAGGATGCTTTCATCACGGCAATTGGCCGATGGCGGATTTATGTATTGGTATGGAGATAGTTACGCATCGGAATGGGCAACTACTTATGCAGGGCATTTTCTGATTGAGGCGAAAAACAAGGGATACGAGGTGCCGGAAACCGTGCTTTCACGATGGGCCCAGTTCCAGAGGAGGCTTGCGCAGAATTGGCTACCTACCAATCCCAACCGAACTTATTACTCCGTTTCTATGATCGAACTGCAACAGGCGTATCGCCTTTACACCCTGGTGCTGAACGGAACTACGGAGCTCGGTGCTATGAACCGTATGCGGGAACTGTCCGGTTTGTCGTTGCAGGCGCGTTGGCGGTTGGCTGCCGCGTATGCAATGGCAGGTAGAGTTGATGTTGCCAATTCGTTGGTCTTCAATCTGCCCGATGAGGTCTCAGCGTACAGCTTCAACAATGATACCTATGGAACATCGGCGCGGGACAGGGCGATGATCCTGGAAACATACCTGCTGCTTGACAATGTGGAAAAAGCGATGTCAATAGCCCCCTCAGTGGCAGAATCGTTATCTTCCAGTTATATCACTACCCAGACCGCCGCGTTCGGACTGGTGGCAATGGCTAAACTCGCCGGACAAGTCGGTTCGGGTAATATCGATGTCGATTGGACATTGAATGGCAGGAATATGGAGAATGTGAATACGCCGAAAGCGATCCATCAGGTAGATATAAATCCGGACAAAAAACTTTCGGTAAATCTTACCAATAAGGGAGAAGGTAAGCTCTATACACGCCTTTCGGCCAGGACAATTCCACAGGTCGGTACAGATCAGGAACCGACGCAAGGGCGGTTTAGGATGTCGGTAAGGTATGTCGATCTGAACGGCAACCCGTTGAATGTGGAATCGCTTCCGCAGGGAACGGAATTCACGGTAGTGGTAACCGTCCAGAACAGCGCCGAACAGGCCTTTACTGATCTGGCACTGACACAGGTGTTCCCGTCCGGTTGGGAAATTTTCAATGAACGGATGCTCGAAGCGGATGCGTCTGCTTCCGGCGGAGGATATAACTACCGCGATATTCGCGACGACCGCGTACTGACCTATTTTAACCTTGGTGCAGGACAGACGAAGACATTCCGCGTGCGGTTGCAGGCAGCATACCGGGGTAATTATTATCTGCCGCCGGTATCGTGCCAGGCAATGTATGCACCGCACGAAGAGGCAAGAAACAGAGGTGCGTGGGTGAAGGTTGTAGAATAAGTAGATCGGGTGTATGCAACTAAATCGTTCGACTGACGATGTTTTGTGACCCATTTTTGCTCTCGATCGCTAAAAGAGTAGAAGTCGCTTGGCTAACTACTCTTTTAACGCTCTTCTTGAGCTATGGGTCCCCACAAAACATCTAAAGGTCTTCGCTTTAGTTGCACATATCTATATGGGATAGAGAGTGAGATGGTAAAGCATGCTGATAAGAAGATAGGGAGGCATACAGTGTCGTACGGGGGAACGTTATTGAAACGGGTTCATACATTGAATCTACGAAAAAAAACCGTCCTGTTGGTGCTTGCTTTCTTGTTGGTTTGGTACTTGTTTTCCCTGTCCGGCACGTTGTTCGACCCGCCATACAGTACGCTGGTGTCGGACCGGAACGGTGAACTGTTGGGTGCACGCATTGCATCCGACGGACAATGGCGCTTTCCACCGGCCGACAGCGTCCCCGGGAAATATGAAATATGCCTTATCCAGTTTGAAGACAGGTATTTTCGTTATCATCCGGGCGTAAACCCTTTAGCGCTTGGCAGGGCGATGATACAGAACGTGAAAGCGGGTAGGGTAGTGAGTGGCGGAAGCACCATCACCATGCAGACAGTCCGGCTGATGCGCCGGAATAAACGTACTTATTTCGAAAAGTTCATCGAAGTCATCCTCGCTACCCGGCTTGAATTATCATACTCAAAAAAGAAGATTCTGGCGTTGTATGCCTCGCATGCGCCGATGGGTGGAAATGTGGTGGGTATTGATGCTGCGTCGTGGCGATATTTCGGACATAGCGCAGAGTCTCTTTCATGGGGTGAAGCGGCTGTGCTGGCAGTATTGCCCAATTCACCCGCGATGATGCACTTTGGTCGTGACCGGGAAGGTTTGTTGAAGAAGCGAAACCGTCTCTTGCGTCAATTGCTCGATGACAATATCATTGACCAGACAGACTATGAACTGGCTGTGTCGGAGCCGTTACCTGATCACCCGCATCCTTTGCCGCAGATCGCACCTCACCTGGTGACACAGGCCTTTTTACAGAATCCCGGAAACCATATCCAATCTACGGTTGACAAACACCTGCAAATGCGTGCCGAAGAGGTGTTAGACCGCTGGAATACCGAATTTTCGCAAAACGGTATATTTAACCTTGCCGCGTTGATTGTCGACCTGGAGACGAACGAAGTGCTTTCTTATAACGGTAACGTGGGATTCAGAACCAATGCCTATGGCAGCCAGGTAGATATTATTCAATCTCCCCGAAGTACGGGTAGCATACTGAAACCGTTCCTCTATTGCGCCATGTTGCAGGAGGGTGCACTGTTGCCCACGGAGTTGCTTCCCGATGTTCCCATCAATATAAACGGATTTGCCCCTAAGAATTTTAGTCTGGGGTATGACGGTGCGGTACATGCGGATGAGGCACTGGCGCGTTCGTTGAATGTCCCTTCAGTGGTTTCATTAAGGAAGTATGGCGTACCGAAATTCTACGATCTTTTAAAAAAGGCGGGACTGACCACCCTCAACCGGCCGGCCGGCCATTACGGGCTTTCCCTGATCCTCGGAGGGACAGAGGGTACGTTATGGGATATTGCCAACGCCTATGCCCGGATGGCACATACCGTGACGGATTATAACCGTGACGGGACATACTATGAGTGGGAGAATTTCAGGCTGTTGCGTGATCATCAGCCACGAGAACGGAACTATTTTGTTAAGCCAGATGGGCAAAGTTCGAACTTGTTCGGGAACTTTGCCATGGCGAAAAATAGTGCGCTAAGATCGAAACAGGATGAATCACCATTGTTCAATGCCGGTGCCGCATGGCTTATGTTACAGGCGCTGACCAATGTGAACCGGCCGGAAGAGTTGAACTGGGACTTTGTACCATCTCTCCGGAGGGTCGCATGGAAAACAGGTACAAGTTACGGATTCCGCGATGCGTGGTCGGTAGGTGTTACACCCAAATATCTTGTCGCTGTATGGACAGGCAATGCAAGCGGTGAAGGCCGTCCGGGACTCACAGGGGCACGTACGTCAGCACAGGTGATGTTCGACCTGTTCAATATTTTACCTGCTACCAGGTGGTTCGAAACGCCTTACGGAGAGCTGGCCGAAGTGGCTGTATGCCGTGAGAGCGGCCAGTTGAAGGGGATGTATTGTCCAGAAAACTCCATCGACACCCTGCTTGTTCCTGCAAAAGGGTTGCAGGGAGCGGTCTGCAGTTATCACAGGCGAATCCACCTGTCTGAAGACGGACAGTACCGGGTATATGAACAATGTGCAGGTGACAGGGGTATTCGGTCCGTTTCATGGTTCCAGTTACCGCCGTCGTGGGAATGGTACTACAAACAAAGTCATCCGGGTTATCGGTCGTTACCTCCTTTCTCCCCTGAATGTACTTCCGGAAACCTCTCCGACACGGTGATGCAGTTTATCTATCCCTATCCGGGAGCGATACTCAGAATAACCAAACAATTGGATGGTTCGCGTGGAAAAGCCGTTTTCGAACTGGCACACCGGAATCCCTCGGCACGTGTCTTCTGGCATCTCGGCACGGATTATTTGGGAGAAACATCCAGTATCCACCAGATGGAACTCTCTCCTGATCCGGGTGAGTATATCCTTACCGTTGTGGATGAGAATGGTATTTCGTTGTCAATACGGTTTGAAGTAGAGTGAATTTATTCTATCCACAGAAGAGGCTTAAACGTAGCGCTGTATCGACCGTAATTCGTCTGTTACCTTTGATGATCCCGGATATTGTTTGAAAATACAAAGTTAGATGAGAGCATTGCTTCGTTATTGATATTTGTGGGTGTGGATATTGTAACGCAAACGAAATCGAGAATGTCACCGGGGAACGTACCTTAATACCCTTAGATCCTCTTCCTCTTTCACTAAATGTGTTTTCCCGTTTGAAAGTAGATAGACGGGATCGCTAACCTTACGGATACGGCGATACATATGGTCGGTAATCAGAAAGCCTTTATTTTCAGCTTCCGAAAGGATGGTATTTTCTATTATATCGTTATGTACGGGACTGATATGGGTGAAAGGTTCGTCGAGCAGTATAAACTGCGAGTCGGACTTTAAAATAATATACAGCTCCACCAGACGGTGCATTCCCCCGGAGAGTTCTCCTGTTTTTGCTTTTTCACGTCCCCGGAACTCGGGAAAGAGTTCAGCGAATCCGGTGAAGTCAACACGGAAATCCCGAAAGATATGTTTTAAAGAGAGCCATTTGGGAATAAAATTGTGTTGAGGAAGATAACGTACTAGTTGGGGATGTTTGTAAACATCAAGAAAATAGATATCGTCAATACTTACAGATTTCTCACAAGCAAGCGTTCCATATATACCGCGCATCAGGCATGATTTTCCACATCCATTCTGTCCGAGTAGCCCCATTATATTTCCGGTTTCAATTTTCAGGTAAACGTCCGAAAGAATGAGTCTTTCTCCAAATAGCAACCGGACACTACTTATTTCCAATGCATGTTTCATCTCTTAATTATGTTTTACATCAGGATATAGGGAACGAAAATTATTTATCGAAGATTATAGGCCAAAATCATCATAGCGAAGAACAGGAGCAGGTCAAACAGGAGAGAGAATATCCAGAGTACTTTTTTAGAAAGGCCAAAATTGTGGAAATAAAAGTATATCTGCTTCCTGTAATCATTTATAAGATAGAATGATGCTCCCATTGTAAATATCTTGAACCAGAATAGCATTGGATACATGCCAATCCCGTTTTTCCATAAGAAAAAAGCACAAATCAGATTGACAAGAAGAGATACCCAGATATAATACCGGTAAAAGGTGAATAAGATGCATAATTTTTTTACCATAATCCTACAAAGTTGCAAAAAATATATAGATTAATAGATATTTAGCTTTACAGATGTTGCTTCCCTGAATGTTAACGTTGGTTTATCCGTTTATCTCAAAAGTATCTTTTCAAAATGGATGAGACGGAAGAGTAGTACCCGCTGCCGAAGAGGTTGAGATGTACCAGCAAATAGTAGAGTTGATACAATTCAATTTGTGTATCGTAATGAGTAGATTGGGGGATAATCTCGTGATAGGCATCGTAGAACTCGGCCCCGAAACCGCCAAAGAGCCGGCTCATGGCAATGTCGACCATTGAGTGGCCATAATATACGGCAGGATCGATCAGGAAGGGCGTGCCGTCTGCTGCGATCAGGTAGTTGCCACCCCAGAGGTCACCGTGCAGTAAAGCAGGTCTTATATCGCCGGAGATTTCCCGGAACAGGGTGATGGCTCTCTCTTCTTCCGGTATCATTTGTGATTGTATTAATCCGTCTCTGAGTGCCAGTTGAAGTTGAGGGAGAATACGCTCGAACCAATAGAATTCAGCCCAGTTGGTATGAGGATGATTTTGCTGGGGCAGACTGCCGATAAAATTATCGGAAGAAAATCCAAAGTCTGCTTGTGAACATTGGTGTAATCCGGCCAATTGACTACCCAGGCGTTGATAATCGGAGAGATTCGGTCGTTTGCTTTCCACAAGATCCATCAGGAGAAAGGCTTGCCCATTGATGGAGCCAGCAAGATGCACATGGGGTACAGCGATAGTTTTGGATTCTTCAATGGCTTGTAATCCCTCCTGTTCCGAGTAGAACATTTCCAGGGCAAAAGGAGCGTTGTTCACTTTCAGGAAGTATTGTCCCGTTGCGGTATCCACGCGGTATGCCGAAGAGATATCCCCGCCGGAAACTGGTCTGGCGTTCATCACTCTTTCTCCCAGACAGGAAGTGATATATGGCAGAATATGTGCTAAGGGTTCACTCATTATTCAGCCGTGTTATAGTTAAATGGGAGAGACCGGACAGGGCCGGTATCCCGGATATAAAAACTGTAATCCTCTGTTTATTTCTCCAATACCGCGATATTCTCCTTCAGCAGGGCGATTTTACTTTCGGCGTCAGCCTGTTTCTTGCGCTCCCCTTCCACGATTTCAGGTTTTGCATTCTGTACAAACCGTTCGTTACCCAGTTTTTTTAATACCGACTGTAAAAAACCTTCGGTATAGGTGAGTTCTACCTTCAACTTCTGGAGTTCAGCTTCCACATCCATTTTATCCGCCAGGGGAATACTGTATTCGATAGTCCCTACAAGAAAACCCGATGCTCCGGGTTGCTTTTCAGAAACAGAAATGACGGAGGAGAGACGGCATATCTTGGAAATCACACTATTATATTGATGGTTGTGTTGACCGATTACCTGTAATTCCAATTCATCCTTGTTGGGGATATTCTTTTCCAGACGGATAGTACGTACACCGGCAACTACCTCTTTCAGTGTTTCGAAATCGTTCAGTAGTTCCTTATCTGCCGGAGTCTGTTTCGGTTGAAGACTGGTCATGATGCTCTCACCTGCCTTCCTGTCGCACAAAGCCTGCCACAACTCTTCGGTAATAAACGGCATAAAGGGGTGTAGCAGCCGCATCAGCGCATCAAAATAAGAGAGTGTGATCTTATATGTTTCCGTGTCGATAGGCTGTTGATAGGCCGGTTTTATCATTTCGAGGTACCAGGCAGAGAACTCGTCCCAAAAGAGTTTGTAAAGCAGCATCAACGCTTCCGAAAGGCGATATTTGGAGAAGAGGTCATCTAATTCGGCGATAGTTTCGGAGAGTTTGCTCCGGAACCATTCAGCCGCGATCTTAGCCGTTTCCGGCTGAGGTATGGTGTCATCGGTCTCCCATCCTTTGATAAGGCGGAAAGCATTCCATATCTTGTTGTTGAAATTACGTCCCTGTTCGCAGACCGATTCATCGAAAGGAAGGTCGTTCCCGGCCGGGGAAGTGAGCAGCATACCCATACGTACGCCGTCAGCACCGTATTTCTCCATCAGTTCGATAGGATCCGGTGAATTGCCGAGCGATTTGGACATCTTCCGTCCCAGTTTATCCCGTACAATCCCCGTGAAATAGACATTGCGGAAGCAGGGTTCCTTGCGGTATTCATATCCTGCCATGATCATGCGTGCCACCCAGAAGAAAATAATTTCGGGAGCAGTCACCAGGTCGCTTGTAGGATAATAGTATGCAATCTCCTTGTTATCGGGGTGGTTGATGCCGTCGAATACCGAAATAGGCCACAGCCATGAAGAGAACCAGGTATCGAGCACATCCTCGTCCTGTTTCAAGTCGTCGATCGATAGCGGATAATCCACTTTTTCCAATGCTTTTTCGAATGCCTCCTCCCGGCTCATGGCTACCACATATCCTCCCTGCGGGAGGAAGTAAGCTGGTATCCGGTGTCCCCACCATAACTGGCGACTGATACACCAGTCCTTGATGTTTTCCATCCAGTGGCGGTAAGTGTTCTTATATTTTTCAGGATAGAAGCGGATGGTTCCATCTTCCACCGCTTCAAGGGCAGGACGTGCCAGGTCGTCCATTTTCAGGAACCATTGCATTGAGAGCTTCGGTTCGATTATTGCATCAGTACGTTCCGAAAAGCCTACTTTGTTGGTGTAAGGCTCCATTTTTTCCAATAGTCCGGCTTCTTCCAGGTCTTTTTCGATCTGCCTGCGTACCTCAAAACGATCCATTCCCACATATCGGTCGCCATTTTCATTCAGTGTGCCGTCCTGATTGAATATGTCGATGGATGGCAGGTTGTACTTTTCGCCCAGCATATAGTCGTTCACATCGTGTGCCGGGGTCACTTTCAGGCAACCGGTACCGAATTCGATATCCACATAGTCATCTTCAATTACGGGAATAGCCCGGCCGACTAAAGGAACAATGACTTTTTTCCCTTTCAGGTGGGTGTTTTTGGGATCATCGGGATGGATGCACATGGCCGTATCACCCATGATAGTTTCGGGGCGGGTAGTGGCGACCACTGCGTATGCCCCGTCGGGATCACCCTCAATTTTATATCGTAGATAATAGAGTTTGCCGGTCACTTCCTTATGGATCACCTCTTCGTCAGAAAGTGCTGTAAGGGCTTTTGGATCCCAGTTGACCATCCTTACTCCGCGGTAAATAAGTCCTTTATCATGTAGATCACAAAATACTTTTAGTACGCTCTCAGAACGGATCTCATCCATAGTGAAAGCAGTCCTGTCCCAATCGCAGGAAGCACCCAGCTTCTTCAACTGTTCCAGGATAATCCCTCCATGCTCGTGAGTCCAGTCCCATGCATGATTCAGAAATTCTTCCCGGCTGAGTTCATTCTTTTTGATACCCTGTGCAGCCAGCCTGTTCACCACTTTTGCTTCGGTAGCAATAGAAGCATGATCCGTGCCGGGCACCCAGCAGGCGTTCTTTCCCTGCATCCGCGCCCTGCGTACCAGTACGTCCTGGATAGTGTTATTGAGCATATGCCCCATATGCAGTACGCCGGT
This window of the Proteiniphilum saccharofermentans genome carries:
- a CDS encoding alpha-2-macroglobulin family protein translates to MRRTSLLFFSVICVALLLLLAGCSTKSGKEIDPEFARYISAFTYGNVSSDAFIQIELVQEIPAVELNAEVKDKLFSFSPSLKGQTFWVNGNTIRFMPDAGELEPGKEYHIGFLLGKVLDVEEKFRQFNFSIRVNEQSFTADLLPFSPMSMSDLTWNRVEVTMNLSNPVSSDDVTRMFDVKGAKQSHIQVKPAGATAFHVSIDSLQRTDKPQQYALTIDGKAINSKKKVEYTIDIPAFSKDHFEVTDVRMMQVADPHIRLTFSDPVSQTQDLEGLIVPSGVKNFTYRIDKNVIKIYPETLPKGQMELQIYEGIKNNSGLNLDKSYLYQLQVDDDKPQIKFEKSGNILPDAEQLLLPFSAVNLWAVDVQVVKIYRNNLLYYLQSSSLNNNQSGSELRRFGRLVMKKRIRLDRDKQLDLSKWNNFTIDLSQMIGKDPGALYMVQLSMRSDYSLYPCEGIRPQSPDEAIMKRFSDDQLSEEDEAVWDEPYPYYYEPIDWSGYKWEERDDPCKPTYYMLQDRRIQTMVMASNVGIIAKAGQGHIMSVAVTDILSTEPLSGAEVTIYNYQMQVMGSGKTDRKGFAEIDYKKGRPFVVTVAKGNDTGYLEVADQASLSLSRFDVSGKEIQKGLKGYVYTERGVWRPGDTIFVSFILEDREKKLPEGHPVTLEVYTPRGQFYQRQVKSDGLNGFYTFTVPTDPAAETGVWQGQVKVGGTTFHKSLRIETIKPNRLRVRLDTDSIIDASNGVISGTLTSQWLHGAPASNLKADVDLTLYASDNPFKGYVGYSFNNPIVKFETSKTKIFEGVLNASGVAGVNAKVPVAENAPGMLRGNILSRVYETGGDMSFYAQTVFYSPYKRYVGVKAPDLRPGQFLETDSPVPFDVVTVDAYGKAVSGNVEYTVYKLNWSWWWDSTQEDLGSYVNNTAANIVANGDVTLTNGKGKIDFQVDYPDWGRYLLLVKDKEGKHATGTVFYVDWPLWRGRSAKSDPEGLTMLAFSTDKPSYETGEKATVIIPKSSEGRVLISIENGSGILHREWVKTSGEEDTKYVIEVTENMAPNFYVFATMLQPHAQTVNDLPIRMYGVVNVGVENKNSILEPVIRMPDMLKPEKEFTISVSEKTKKPMTYTLAIVDEGLLDLTAFKTPNAWSEFYAREALGVRTWDLFDRVLGANTGMMGPLLSIGGDEALRPSRDNVNRFKPVVKFIGPFELKGGETKSHTIRLPQYIGSVRVMVVAGGDGAYGNAEKTVEVKNDLMTLSTLPRIMGPDEEVWLPVNVFAMGNSVKNVQVSIQTKGLLKPTDGTTKNVSFDKPGDKIVFFKLASGKETGAEQVEIKATGNGMSFSETIDIAVRNPNPPTVITQAKLIDPGESVTLDIQTEGVEPDDWATLELSRLPSVNFSQNMNYLLEYPHGCTEQITSQAFPLLYIEEFTVLREDEKKQMTAKVNEVIRMLSSRQLADGGFMYWYGDSYASEWATTYAGHFLIEAKNKGYEVPETVLSRWAQFQRRLAQNWLPTNPNRTYYSVSMIELQQAYRLYTLVLNGTTELGAMNRMRELSGLSLQARWRLAAAYAMAGRVDVANSLVFNLPDEVSAYSFNNDTYGTSARDRAMILETYLLLDNVEKAMSIAPSVAESLSSSYITTQTAAFGLVAMAKLAGQVGSGNIDVDWTLNGRNMENVNTPKAIHQVDINPDKKLSVNLTNKGEGKLYTRLSARTIPQVGTDQEPTQGRFRMSVRYVDLNGNPLNVESLPQGTEFTVVVTVQNSAEQAFTDLALTQVFPSGWEIFNERMLEADASASGGGYNYRDIRDDRVLTYFNLGAGQTKTFRVRLQAAYRGNYYLPPVSCQAMYAPHEEARNRGAWVKVVE
- the pbpC gene encoding penicillin-binding protein 1C, producing the protein MVKHADKKIGRHTVSYGGTLLKRVHTLNLRKKTVLLVLAFLLVWYLFSLSGTLFDPPYSTLVSDRNGELLGARIASDGQWRFPPADSVPGKYEICLIQFEDRYFRYHPGVNPLALGRAMIQNVKAGRVVSGGSTITMQTVRLMRRNKRTYFEKFIEVILATRLELSYSKKKILALYASHAPMGGNVVGIDAASWRYFGHSAESLSWGEAAVLAVLPNSPAMMHFGRDREGLLKKRNRLLRQLLDDNIIDQTDYELAVSEPLPDHPHPLPQIAPHLVTQAFLQNPGNHIQSTVDKHLQMRAEEVLDRWNTEFSQNGIFNLAALIVDLETNEVLSYNGNVGFRTNAYGSQVDIIQSPRSTGSILKPFLYCAMLQEGALLPTELLPDVPININGFAPKNFSLGYDGAVHADEALARSLNVPSVVSLRKYGVPKFYDLLKKAGLTTLNRPAGHYGLSLILGGTEGTLWDIANAYARMAHTVTDYNRDGTYYEWENFRLLRDHQPRERNYFVKPDGQSSNLFGNFAMAKNSALRSKQDESPLFNAGAAWLMLQALTNVNRPEELNWDFVPSLRRVAWKTGTSYGFRDAWSVGVTPKYLVAVWTGNASGEGRPGLTGARTSAQVMFDLFNILPATRWFETPYGELAEVAVCRESGQLKGMYCPENSIDTLLVPAKGLQGAVCSYHRRIHLSEDGQYRVYEQCAGDRGIRSVSWFQLPPSWEWYYKQSHPGYRSLPPFSPECTSGNLSDTVMQFIYPYPGAILRITKQLDGSRGKAVFELAHRNPSARVFWHLGTDYLGETSSIHQMELSPDPGEYILTVVDENGISLSIRFEVE
- a CDS encoding ATP-binding cassette domain-containing protein, producing MKHALEISSVRLLFGERLILSDVYLKIETGNIMGLLGQNGCGKSCLMRGIYGTLACEKSVSIDDIYFLDVYKHPQLVRYLPQHNFIPKWLSLKHIFRDFRVDFTGFAELFPEFRGREKAKTGELSGGMHRLVELYIILKSDSQFILLDEPFTHISPVHNDIIENTILSEAENKGFLITDHMYRRIRKVSDPVYLLSNGKTHLVKEEEDLRVLRYVPR